Part of the Amyelois transitella isolate CPQ chromosome 15, ilAmyTran1.1, whole genome shotgun sequence genome, tctagaAAAATGCACAGTTAGCGAAGTACGCATCGAGCCTTGCAAGTCCTTGAAGTATTGTTTGTTCAGATTAGGATCTAACGCCTCGATATCCTTCGACTTCACTCCAAGTAAGTATTCAAGAATAATTTCAAAGTATAATTAAGTGTAAGAACGTGGAAaccatttaaaaaaggaaggCATTACCACAATAgctttggctaaatgatatgattaagattcaaatagtgacaggttgctagcccatcgcctaaaagaaaaatcccaagttaataggcctatcccttcgttgccttttactacattcaCGGGatagagatagagtggtcctattcttttttcatcaaataaaatatttagatttatgaaaaaaataatttaaataatgaattagttcttgtacatacatacacaaaagcacgcctctttcccggaggggtaggcagaactacctctttccacttgccacgatctctgcatacttccttcgcttcatccacattcataactcacttcatgcaaactcggcggtttcgggtactcttgacctgaccccttactaggacgtccttaatatgatcaagatacgttcgtctattactttttgtatttatagatTTCAGTGCAACAGAACTAGAAACTGCTATATACTCGGACGAGCACCACGCCAAGTTAACGTCAATCGGGAACAACGGCATCGTGAACGCCTGTCTCCACACGCCCTGCCCCCTGGAGCCCGGGAGACAGCAGACCTTCAACTTCACGTTGTATATCGG contains:
- the LOC106139639 gene encoding MD-2-related lipid-recognition protein, with product MDPRLYVFLAAITAASAFNAAFESCSEKCTVSEVRIEPCKSLKYCLFRLGSNASISFDFTPNFSATELETAIYSDEHHAKLTSIGNNGIVNACLHTPCPLEPGRQQTFNFTLYIGKKLPPAKYQFRWQVWNKNNEEEFCCLKTNIKLKK